caacttcaccaatcacccccaaaaatacgtatatacaacttcaccaatcacccccaaaaatacgtatatacatcttcaccaatcacccctaaaaaatacataatacaacttcacatcaccaatcacccccaaaaatacgtatatacatcttcaccaatcacccccaaaaatacgtatacacttcaccaatcacccccaaaaatacgtatatacaacttcaccaatcacccccaaaatacgtatatacaacttcaccaatcacccccaaaaatacgtatataaaTATCCTCACCAATCACTCCcaaaatacgtatatacatcttcaccaatcacccccaaaaatacgtatatacaacttcaccaatcacccccaaaatacgtatatacatcttcaccaatcacccccaaaaatacgtatatacatcttcaccaatcacccccaaaataacttatatacatcttcaccaatcacccccaaaactacgtatatacatcttcaccaatcacccccaaaactacgtatatacatcttcaccaatcacccccaaaaatacgtatacatcttcaccaatcacccccaaaataCGTAGacacatcttcaccaatcacccccaaaaatacgtatatacaacttcaccaatcaccccaaaaaaatatgtatatacaacttcaccaatcacccccaaaaatacgtaaatacaacttcaccaatcaccccaaaaaatacgtatatacatcttcaccaatcacccccaaaaatacatgtatacatcttcaccaatcaccccccaaaaatacgtatatacaacttcaccaatcacccccaaaatacgtatatacatcttcaccaatcacccctaaaaatacatatatacaacttcaccaatcacccccaaaaatacgtatatacaacttcaccaatcacccccaaaaatacgtatatacatcttcaccaatcacccctaaaaatacatatatacaacttcaccaatcacccccaaaaatacgtatatacatcttcaccaatcacccccaaaaatacgtagacacatcttcaccaatcaccccccaaAACTACGTAGacacatcttcaccaatcacccccaaaactacgtatatacaacttcaccaatcacccccaaaactacGTATATACAACTTCACTAATCACCCCAACAAATACATTTCTACACGTTCACCTATCACCCCTGCAACACCTTCTCCACTCAGAATGTAGGTGGGGCGCTGTCCCGCTGCACCCCGTCCCACCTTGTCCGTCTGTTCCCCACGCTGGTGTCTCCAGCTGACAGATGCCTGTGGGGAGCGAGGGACGCACTCCAGAAACGTGCTGTTGTTTTCCGCACCAAAAGTGACCCGGCTGTCCGACGCGTCCAGatcctccactgcaacacaCAGAATCATTCACGTAAATACTGTTCACCAAAACCATCACCCCGGTCACGGCACGGTCCCTCACCGCCGAGGTTCTGGTCCGTACACTGCTGCGCAGGGTCGGCGTGGCGGATGTCCTGCCGCCGGTGGCGCCGTTTTTGGGGTGTGAATCTCACACAAGCGCTCCCGTCCCACATGCAGTACGGGTCCCGCGCCAGACAACACTccgcacacacaccaccgtACAGGTCACACCGGTGCAGCCGCACCTGAGCCACGCCCACCGCCGCGGCCACAAACAGAGCCTGCTGCGGGGCGGAGACGGACAGAGAGGTGAGTGAGGAACAGGTGTGCAAAGCAcaatcacatgcacacaaacacacaaacttctTACTCTTTTGACTGAGATCTCCATGGAGACGACTGGAGTGGGAACCTGAAATGCGCGTGAGATGGTATCAGTACTGGACAGCGTTGTCCACCCcgtccacacatacacacacagacacacaccttgaAGACCTGCAGATCTTCCAGTGTGACCTCCTCCGGTGTCTGCATGTTTCCGCGATGGAGGGAAATGACCTTTAGCACCTTGCCCACATCTGCAGGTCACACGTGTACACAATCACGCATaaaaccacatttaaacacgcgagcaaacacacacacacacacacacccaccggTGGCGAGGAACATGACGTCGTACGCGCCGTCCTCGGCCTGCGTGCGGTCCACCGCGATGTGCGTGAGCCGGTAGTGTGTGTTCACGCGCAGCAGCACGGGCCGCCGCCCCGCGGGGTACACGCTCCTCCACATGAGCGGGTGCGAGCGGGCGAACTGCAGCACGGCGTCGGGGAACtccagagaggaggagaaaccGAGGGACGGCTGAGCGGTCATCTTGCTGGGACACTGAGGGACAGACCACCACATCAGAGCTGGGCCCGACCCGACAGGCTCGTTGTAGTCCAACTTGGGCGGGAAATGAGCGCCGCACAAAGCAAGCCGGGCTTTTACCAAGCTGTACTTGTCTACACCACACAAGCACGTCTACCAACATCTCAACGCTTCTAAACTACCGCTAATTCCCACGCAGCTGCGGTAGAAGCCAGTTTCATGAAGGTTGAGTTCAAAGCCTTGCAAGGTAGAAAGAGAGAAGTGATAAAGAGAACATCTGAGTAATAGAACTGTGGCTGGAGAAGAATGGAGAGAACTGGAACGTGAGGGCCAGACTTTCAGCTGCTGTTTTACTGCCTCTTTACTAAAGTCTTGGTATAAAGCGGAGTGATATGGCCTCCATGTGTTTTCTGtgctgtgtctgtgctgtgtctgtgtgtgtgtgtgtggtgtgtcgtCTCACCGCTCCTGGTCGAGGATAGGGGACACGACCCTCATACGGACCCCACTGGTGGTCTGCTCCATCTTTGTGAGCAAAGGGTCCATTGAAGACCTCCCTGATGTCAGACATGCGGTAAACGCACACCGCGTAACCCCGGAACACGTTACTGCGGAGAACACACAAATAGTGACAATCGTTTACTCACCAGTTCATAAATGACCAAAGAAACCAGAGGCTAAAGTTTCCATCACAGGAGACATTTTCATCATCCACATTCAAATTATACAAAACACATGAAGCGGGTGGCAGGAGTGGAcgggacacatacacacacaacatcatcaccatcatcaccaccaccatcacatcCCTCAGCTTACATAACTACGCAAAAACTGTGTTTCACCTAATGGAGCTGAAGATGGCGTAGATCTCTGGGTTTCTTTCATCTTTGGTACGCAGCAGAAACACGCTCTCTACAGACAGAAGACAGGCAGCgtgttaacacacacaaacacacaaacgtaCGACTGTGGCGCGTGTTTCCTGTGAACTGAGGGTTTCTGGGTCTCCTGGTGAGTAAATGAGGAATGAACCGCATTCCTCATGGTGGCTTGGGCCACTATTTGTCCCCCAGGACCCACCGCCACCACAGCAGACAAGATACACACTTCTTGGGAAGATCTGAAGTCCACCTGTCATGATTTTTTGTACgtttactgtatgtgtgtgtgtgtgtccgtcctcTCACCTAACTGATCAAAGTGTGTGTCAATGCCATGAGGTCCAGGCACTGAACACACAAGTCTGGCCTTGATGAAGGAGCTCCACTTGTTCACCAGAACCCTCTGTCCTCCTGCAtcattctgacacacacacacacacacacattccatggTGCATGTCCCCAGATCATATAGACAGAGTATAACTCCACAGctgcacactatacacacacacaccagaaagaAGAGATAGacggcagtgtgtgtgtgtatgagtgtgagggGTGCAGAtcctcaccacacacactcgtCCCACGCGGGAGTGTATGGCTTCCTCACGGCCACCGGTGTCTGTCCTCTCGGTGAAGAAGAAATAGACTTTATCATCAGCGCTGTCCTCACTGTCTGGGATCCTGTGAGATCCAACAAACCTGGGctctgaccacacacacacgtcagcaGGTCAGTCTGGTGACAGTTTAAGAGGAGCGTGTTGTGTGATGTCTTGTTGACTCGGGTGTACCGTGGAGCAAACGCTGGTCGGTCTCTGTCCTCATGGGCGGGCGGGACCCCATACTCCGTAAAATGACCGAGTCCCTGCCCAGAAAGTCAGCTGTCAGCCCGGTGTACAGCTCTCCACCTGAAAAGAGAGCGTGATCCAGAAGTCATGAAATCAGAAAATGGGAGTCCCTCAAGGACCAGCGCTTGGCCCGCTGATCAGAGAacagaatgaaatgaatgaaggtGAATGGCGCTGGGTCAACGTCTTCAGCCTTGACAGGAAACTCGGTCCATACGGTCACTTGGTCTACTGCCAGGTTGCCGTGCCTTAATTGAGCAGCAGAACGTAGAAATGCATTATTCACGGTGTCCAGCAGAATCTAAACACAGCTGCTCACACAGCAATCAGACTGAGGCGGCCACATGTGCAGAAAGATCTAGAGTTACATTCCTCATCAGACACGGAACAGCAGTCAACTGCTTACTCGCCACCATTTTCTATGGGttaagtagcctagcgggtaacacactcgcctgtgaaccaggagacccaggttcaaaccccacttactaccatcgtgtccctgagcaggacacttaaccctgagtgtctccgggggggggactgtccctgtaactactgactgtaaccctgagtgtctccagtgagggactgtccctgtaactactgactgtaaccctgagtgtctccagggggggactgtccctgtaactactgactgtaaccctgagtgtctccagggggggactgtccctgtaactactgactgtaaccctgagtgtctccaggggcggactgtccctgtaactactgattgtaagtccctctggataagagtaACAAAGGACATTTAACTAAAGAAAA
Above is a genomic segment from Denticeps clupeoides unplaced genomic scaffold, fDenClu1.1, whole genome shotgun sequence containing:
- the LOC114782619 gene encoding semaphorin-3G-like, which produces MLDFILRPHLRLHLRPHLRLHLRLHLRSFISVWSLAALALGSGVPRLRLTHTDLVASSRLLLFSGLRDELHVSFMFVDEYHERLFLGGKDTLYSLRLDHTHSHNEVKEIHWPPSPGNREECVQKGKDPETDCANFVRLLQPFNRTHLLACGTGAFQPVCVFINVGHRGEHIFTLERNSVENGRGRCPHDPNMTFTSTFTGGELYTGLTADFLGRDSVILRSMGSRPPMRTETDQRLLHEPRFVGSHRIPDSEDSADDKVYFFFTERTDTGGREEAIHSRVGRVCVNDAGGQRVLVNKWSSFIKARLVCSVPGPHGIDTHFDQLESVFLLRTKDERNPEIYAIFSSISNVFRGYAVCVYRMSDIREVFNGPFAHKDGADHQWGPYEGRVPYPRPGACPSKMTAQPSLGFSSSLEFPDAVLQFARSHPLMWRSVYPAGRRPVLLRVNTHYRLTHIAVDRTQAEDGAYDVMFLATDVGKVLKVISLHRGNMQTPEEVTLEDLQVFKVPTPVVSMEISVKRQALFVAAAVGVAQVRLHRCDLYGGVCAECCLARDPYCMWDGSACVRFTPQKRRHRRQDIRHADPAQQCTDQNLGVEDLDASDSRVTFGAENNSTFLECVPRSPQASVSWRHQRGEQTDKVVYDERVMKMPGGLLFRRVLASDAGLYICRSQERGFSQTVSRIWLDVLRADTLSDILSRDGKQKQPCPGHGGGLTSRSPSRSWFKDVLQLIGPAGLPEVEQYCERVWCGEKLRLRRKHKSMMEKYQQAQESARKGRNRTPRDTHTHTHTHTHS